GGATTGACGCCTATACCAAAAGTTTTAGATGATAACATTTCCAATTCTTTTATTTGAAATATAATCTCCTCCACTAGTGATCCCGATAACGATTTAGTTTCTTGTATCAGATAATTCCGACATGCTTCTGTACTAATAACAAAACCATTAGGAACTGGTAAATTAAGATTTTTCATTTCACATAAGTTTGCTCCTTTACCGCCCAAGAGATCTTTCCATTCTTTTTTTCCTTCATGAAAACGATACGTTAATTTAGCCATACTATTACCTCCAAAGTGATATACTATTCATTGTAAACCGACTATACCTTTGTAAATATATTTTGTCAATAAAAAATATGATATACTATTATTTATTTTGGACATACTATATAAATATAATGTGTTTTATTTAGGCTAAAAGTGATAGAATCAAAAGATAGCAAGTCAAACAAGGATTGGAGGGATTAAATTGGAATTATCGAAACGCCAATTGGCCATTATTGAAATTGTAAAGAAAAATCAGCCTATTAGTGGAGAAAAGATTGCCGAAATACTGGGTCTCTCTCGTGCTACGTTACGAAATGATTTTTCTATTTTGACCATGACCGATGTTCTTCAAGCACGTCCAAAAGTTGGCTATGTTTATGCTGGCCCACTCAATCAAAGTGAAACTTTAAAAGAACTACTTACTATTCCTGTCAAAGAAATTATGATTCCACCTTTAAATATTCCACAAGAAAGTACGATTTATGATGCAATTACGACACTTTTTATGTATGATGTCGGCTCTTTATACGTTGTGAATGATCGTCATGAATTAGTCGGTTTATTGTCTCGTAAAGATTTATTACGTGCCTCATTAAATAAAATGATTGATATAACACCAGTTACTGTGGTGATGACACGATTTCCTCAAATCAGCACTTGTTTTGAAGAAGACCTTCTTTTAACTGCAGCAGAAAAGTTACGTACGCTTCACGTTGATTCTTTACCAGTTATAAAAAAAGATAATTCTAACATTGCTGTTGGCAAAATTACTAAAACTCGAATTCACGATTATCTAATTGAAAAAGTAAAGGAGTAAACAGATGGACAAGTTATCAATTGTGGTTATTTCAGATGTTTCAGGAGATGCGGCCCAAGTTTTAGCCAATGCAGCAGCTGGGCAATTTCGTGGAAAAATGATTGATTTAAAACGTTATCCCTTAGTACGGGACAAACAAACACTTAGAGAAATTTTATTAGAAGCCAAAGAAAAAAATAGCGCAGTCTTAACTACCTTTATTCAAGATGAGCTAGCTATAGAAGTAAAAAATTTTTGTAAAGAAAATAAATTGCAACATCAAGAACTTTTAAATTCAATCTTACACATGTTCGAAACGTTGACAGATACATTGCCAATTAACGATCCTTCCTCTGTTAGTCAATTGAACGATCAATATTATTACCGGATGAACGCGATTAATTTTGCTTCACGTTATGACGATGGTAAAGATCCCAAAGGATTTCTAAAAGCTGACTTAGTTATCTTGGGACCTTCACGGACATCCAAAACACCGCTGTCCATGTATTTGGCTAACCAATCAATTAAAGTTGCAAATTTACCTTTAATTCCAGAAGTGAACTTGCCAACAGAGTTAAATCAGGTACCTAAGGAAAAAATTATTGGCTTGATTGCAGACCCCGAGTATATCAAAAAATTTCGTCACTCTCGTCTTTATGCACTAGGTCTTACCAATGATAGCAGTTATACAGATGAAAAACGCATCCAAAATGAGATGCGCTATGCAAAAGAACTTTATCAAAAATATGGAATTCAGTCTTTTGATGTAACAAATCGTTCAATTGAAGAAACAGCCGGCTTAATCTTAGAGACACACCCACATTTGGCTAGTCTTGGCAGCAAGCTTTAATCCAAATTGCCAATGCAAATTATATATGCCCGCTTTCGTAAAAGATAAAAAAATATTCCCACAATCATTCTTCAAATAAAGCAATTATCCGAAAAAGACAAAGCGCTTGAATTCCCACATCCTAATGGATAGTTGGTAATTCAAGCGCTTATTTCATGATACCAATAGATTTAACCTACACGCGTCCCATTTGGAACTTCTTTTTCAGGTATTGCCAAAACCGGTGTGATTTTTATTTGCATAACCAATATCAAAAAACATTCCCTGCGATTCAATACCAAACAATGTCTTGGGTGCTAAATTAACGACAAATAAAGCTTGTAACCCTGCAATTTCTGCCTGTGGATTTTTTCTTTCTTGTTTCATTCCGACTAAAATAGTTCGTTGAAATTCGCCAAAATCTACCTCTAACCTTACTAATTTGTCTGACTCTGCAATCTCGAGAACTTTTATTATCTTCCCCACGCGTATGTCAATCTTCTCTAAATCTTTTATAGTAATCATTGGTTTAATCATTTTTATTTTCTCCTTGAGTAAAATAAATTCTTTTACTCGCCATCTGTAGATCTTCATCCCGAAAACTTTTCAATATTTTTTGATGTAATTTTGTTGCGACTTGTGTCCCTTTTGTATAATAGACAACATACCGTGTTTTCAATACAATGCCTGATTCTGTCACAGTCACAATTGAAATGGGCTTTAAATTCCCATCAAACAATTGCAATTGCTTTAAAACGACTTTTTTGTACTGCAGATCTGTTAAATATTCTTTTTCAAAATCTACATAATAAGACAAAAGAATTTCTGCTATGATTTCTTGTGCCCGTTGCCAATTACTTTCAAAAGCCACCGTATAACTAATTTCTTTCCAAATAAAAGGAGTCATAGCGTTATAATTATAAACAGCTTCTGTCAAAATTTTACTATTTGGAATTTTGACCGTACGCCCAGTAGGTGCTTCAGATTCAAACCAATGTCCAATTTCCATTAATGTAAAGTATAATATTCCTACTGAAATAACTTCCCCTTTCACGTCTCCAATTTCAATTCGATCATATATTCTAAAGTGATGCTTATTCACAATTAAAAACCAACCTGCTAGATTACTAATTAATCCCTTAACAGCTAAAGAAAGAAGGATAACCATAAATATTAGTCCAATTACAAAAGTATCTAACGCATTCAACCATAGACACGTCAAACTGACTAAAAAGAAAAATCGTATGATAAAGTCTGTAATTTTAGCAACGATATTTAATATTTTGACATTTTCAATGACCTTTTTCCAAAACTTATAAAAGAGCCTTTCTAAAACGATCAACAGAAATAACAAGATAACTGACATGCCAATTTTACCACTTAACTCATTAGGGTCTTGCACATTATTAATGATTTCTCGTACAAATTTTGCCAATATGTTTTCTGTTTCCCCTGCCATTTCATCCCACCTTTTTTCTTTTATGTTACGCTAAGTCGTTAGGCAAAACAAACAAAAACCTAATCTATCACAAATAACATAAAAAGCGTTCATTCCACTATTTTTTAGACAAAAACCCAGGAACTAAGCAGAATAAATACTGCTTAGTTCCTGGGTTTTATTTGGATAAGAATAAGCTTACTCTACCCGTGGTTCTCTAGCTTCTTGCACATTTTCTTTCACATCTTGTGCACCTTCACTGACTTTATCGCCAGCTTTTCCTAAAGCATTCTTCGCTTTTTCAGTTTGTTTTGAGGCAAATTCTCCTGTAGCAGAAGCTGCATCAGATAGTTGGTCTTGCACAGTCACGGAATCTTTTTCATGCTGTTCTTTTGTTTTTACATCAACTACATCTACGTTTACTTCAATCACATCTAATCCTGTCATATTTTTCACTTCGCGAGCAATTACTTCTTTAATTTGATCGTAAATTGAAGTAATATCTTTGCCGTATTCCGCTACAATAGAAAGATCAACTGCTACTTGTTTTTTACCAACTTCAACGTCAATGCCAGAAGTTGGGTTATCTGTATTTACTAATTTGCCAGCTATATTGGAGAAGAAACCACCATCAACTGTTAATAAACCACTAATTTCATCAAGTGCAATACCGATGATTTTTTCAACAACTTTGTCATCAAAAGTCAACTCACCTTTAATTCCCTCAGATTTTTTTACTGGTGGTGTTGGTGGTACTGGTTTTGTTTCTGGTTTCATTCCGGGTGTTTTGTTTTCCATATTAAATTCCTCCTAAATATTTGTTAACCGAACTTACGGTTTAATCACTTCCATCACTTAACTTTTTACCGTCTCGAGCGAAATTGCTCAAAAAAACCAATAGATTGCAGATAAAAACCCAAATATAAACCAATAGCTGTGAATATTACTAACAATAATGTCTTTAAAATGCCAATCGTAAGAATTAAGATAGCTAGCAATAAACCAAGGGCTCCGCAAATCAAAGGATATTTATATTGTGCGACAAATTCTTTCATTGTAACCCCTCCTATAGAACTCTTGGTTCATCATTTTCGTGTTTTTGTTCACGAAAATCTTTAAAAACGACATCCGTTACGATTTCCTGTTTGGCACCAAATAACTGGTTTAAGTCATTTTTGATTTTATCTGCCAGCGCAGCTTGCCTTTGTGTTGTCTGGAAAACTTTGCGCATTTGGCCACTAACGTAGATTTTAATTTTCTTTTTCTTAATTACCGCTTTAACTGATGGATTGGCAATGAAAGGTTCTTCTTTGACTGCTGTCAATACATAGCTTTCTACGGCTTTTTTTTGAATTGTCAACGTCCCATTTTCACTATTAATTTCCAACTCATTACTCACTTTCGGGAAGAAAATAATCACGAAAATACTAATAATCAGCAAAATTAACAAACCTGCTGCTGACCAAAATAAGAATTGCGCCATCCCATCACCAATAAGTGGATACGTTGTAAAAGGGCGTAACATAAAAGACCAGCCTGCCACAAATTGAGTTGTAATCAATGTGTGAAAAAGAGGAAAGAATAAGAAAAAGACAACTAAAAGTAAAACAACTTTTGTACTTTTCCGCATACTATCACTTCCTTCTTCTAAGCTGCTTTTTTACCAACGAAAAATGACACTACCGCAACTAAAATAACCGCACCAATTAATGATGGAAAAATTGCCATACCTCCAATTACTGGTCCCCAAGTACCAAATAATGCTTGGCCAATGGATGAACCAATCAAACCTGCTAAAACATTTAAGATTAATCCCATGGAGGATCCTTTATTTGTAATTGCTCCAGCAATTGCTCCAATTACACCACCAACAATTAACGACCATATAAAGCCCATAATCCACACTCCTTTCAAATTTTATTTAAACGCTTGCTTTTGATTAATATCTATAAAAATCATAGCATTTTCTGAAAAAAACATTAAACAAAGTGTATCTAAAAAAAGCTCTTATAATAATAAAAAAACAAAAAAATATTGAAGCTAAATGAAACAAACGAAACAATTTAAAATAAAAATAAGACATTTATCCTTATTAAACTGCCATTCATCAAAGTATTAAGAAATTATTAAAACGATTGTTAAATATCTTTTTCTTTAACTCAGACGTAATTTTTAATCGATAAAAAAACAGGTAAAAATATTAAGAATTTCTTAAGATGTTTTTTTGATATTCGTAAGTTAAAGGAGAATAAGCCCAATTTTGATCTTATATCAGAAGAGTATTATCCACTTATTTCCAATTTTTAAACTTAATTTTTCTGCTTCCTTTTTTATTACACCACTCAAAATATTCTCTATAAAAATGACAGCAAGATTATCTATTATTCTATAAAAAAAAACACGTTGCCGATTTATAATCAGCAACGTGTTTTTTACTATTAATGAATATTACCAATCAAACGACGAATCGGTTTTTTAGCAGCATAAAGGATAAGCCCAACCACAACTGCAATCCCACCAACAATTGCAAAGTAGCTACCTTCTGTACTTGGAGAGTAAAAACGCGTTATTTGTGCATTAATTGCTTGTGAAGAAGCATCTGCCAATAACCAAATTGCTAACGTCTGTGCTTCAAAGGCTTTTGGAGCCAATTTCGTTGTCACTGACAAACCTACGGGTGAAAGACACATCTCACCGGCAATCATAATAAAGAAGCTCCCCACCAACCACATCGGGCTTACTTTATCGTTTACCCCAAAAATTAGACTTGGAAACATTAATAATACAAAAGAAAGTCCTGCTAAAATCAAACCAATCGCAAATTTCACTTCTGTTGTGGGTTGTTTTTTACCCAACTTTGTCCATAAGGCGACAAAAACTGGTGTTAGCAGTACAACAAACAAGGGATTTAACGTTTGATACAAACTGGCCGGAATCGTTATTCCTAGGATAGTCGACTGGGTACGGTCAGCTGCAAAAAGTGCTAAAATAGAAGATCCTTGCTCTTCTAAGGACCAAAACACAATGGCAGATAAAAATAATGGAATATATGCCAAAACTTTTTTCTTTTCATCGGGTGTAACATCTTTGGAACGTAACATCGTCGTAAAGTAATAAATCGGCAATAAAATTCCTAGTACACTAATGCTGTTAATAAAGAAATCAACATCTAAACGATTGAATACAAAAGCTCCTCCAAAAAGGGCAACTACTATAACTACAGCTATAAGAAGATTACGAAAGAATTTTGTTCGTTCAGCACCAACTAACGGATTGGCCACCTCAACACCGATTTTGGCTAAAGTTTTACGACCTTGAAGACGGTATTGCACTAATCCAAAAAACATACCAACAGCGGCAATCGAAAAACCTAAATGATAATTAACTTTTTGCCCTAATGTTCCTACAACAATTGGTGCAATCAAACTTCCTATATTAATTCCCATATAAAAAATAGAAAACGCTGTATCTCTTCGTAAATCTTCTTTGGAATACAAATGTCCTACCATGCCCGAAACATTTGATTTTAACATTCCTGTTCCAATAACAATTAAAATCATGGAAATAAAAAGTGCTGCTAAACCAAAGGGCGTTGCTAAAACAATATGGCCAAACATAATAAAAATCCCGCCATAAAATACTGTTTTATGCGAGCCCAACAGCCGATCTGAAATCCACCCTCCTACAATGCTTGACATATAGACTAACGAACCATAAATTGACATAATCGCTACTGCAGTCGATTTGGGTAGACCTAAACCTCCGTTTACAACAGTATCATACATATAGTAAAGTAAAATTGCTCGCATCCCATAGTAGCTAAACCGTTCCCACATTTCGGTAAAGAACAAAGTCGCTAGACCGCGTGGTTGCCCCAAAAATGTTTTCTCTTCCATAAAAAAGCTCCTTTTGCTTCATTTTTTAAAATAAAGAAATTTTTCTGAAAATTCACAGAGATTAGTTTATTCTTTTCATCTACAAAATTCAAGAATAATTAACTGAGAGATTTTTGAGCAAAATGCTACTTTTTTAAATGGTAATTAAAAATTAATAGTCTATTAAAGGCTCTTTCGTTTTAAATCAGGCTTTTATTATCTCTTTTCATGAGATAAAGGTTGGTTTTTTCACATTAATCGCTTTATAAAAATTACTAGGATTGTAGAAAATTAATATGGTTTTAAAGTTTTATAGCTTTACTACTACGAATGAATATTTAATACATATGTTAGCCATTAAGGTGATACTTGTATTTAGTTTATTAAAAAAATAATTTGAAATGAAAGCTTACAACTTTATGCTTTTTAGAGGATATTCGATCTAATAGACATTTTTTTAATAGCTATTGCTTAAAGGAATATCGACCAGCTTTAAAAATACCTCTTGAAATACAAAAAAGCCCTTGGAATTCCAAGGACTTTTGCTTTGTCGAATAATAATTAACGACGAATTTCTTTGATACGAGCAGCTTTCCCGTGTAAAGCACGCAAGTAGTACAATTTTGCACGACGAACTTTACCGTAGCGAACTACTTCGATTTTAGCAACACGTGGTGTATGCAATGGGAAAGTACGTTCAACGCCAACGCCATTTGATACTTTACGTACAGTGTAAGTTTCACTGATACCAGCACCGCGGCGTTTGATTACAACACCTTCAAATAACTGGATACGTTCTCTTGTACCTTCGACAACTTTCGCGTGAACACGAACAGTGTCCCCAGGACGAAAAGCAGGAATATCAGTACGTAGTTGTTCTTGAGTTAGTTCTTGAATCAATGGATTCATTTTTATCATTCTCCTTATTTCCAAACAATCATAGAGTAGTTTGCCCCAGCGGATTATCGTAATAGTTGAGTGAAACACTCACTAAAACATACTACCACAGATTAAATCACGATGTAAAGAAGATTTTCTTGTCATTGCGATTTTTTTATAGTTCCTTGGATGACATAGTCTGTATGTGTAATGAATTCATCTAAAGATACTTTTATTTGTTCTTGCTGTTTCTTCGTCACATCTTGAGTAAGCGTCACTATCACCTGTCCTGTCTTCTTTTTATTCTTACTTAATATATCTGTACTAATTTTTTTTATCTGGCTCCCGTAAACAAGAAAAAGTTGTCGTTTAATTTCACTTAGTGTTTTGTCTAAGGATACTTTTTCTGTTGGCATAGTAAAAGGGGCAGCTGTGTATTGACTTTGTAATTTCTTATCGATATAGCGGTCAATGTCTTGCATCTCAATGATTTCGTTGTTTGCCACTTGATTAATGATCAATTGAAAATTTTCTAAATGATAGTCACCAAGTTTATTAACTAAATCTTCTAATTCTACACCAACAGGTTTATTTCCTAATAAATCAAGAGTAAGCTGCTGTCGATGCCCATCGATATTTTGATTTAAAACATAATAATCTGCCATAGCTTCCGTGACAAAGCGGTTGGCTCTTTGTTGCGACATTTCTGTCTGAATTAAATTTCCTGCTGAAATAAAACTGGGAGTCGCAATTAAAACGGCTGCCCCTATCATCAAATAGTGGCGGCGTCTTTCCATTTTAGTGTCTACCTGCATCCGAAAATCCAAATGTAAGACTCGGACAACAATAAAGGTTGCAATTATAATAAAAGCAACGTTGACTAAAAACAAATACCCTGCTCCAAAAAACATCGACCAATCTTGCGTATAAATACTATATCCCATCACACACAACGGTGGCATTAAAGCTGTTGCAATTGCAACGCCTGGTACGATATTGTTTGCTTCTTTTTGTCTGGCACCAATCATCCCCGCTGTTCCACCTAAAATAGCAATAATTGCGTCCCAAATCGTTGGCTGTGTCCGTGATAAAATTTCACTACTTGCATACGTTAAAGGTGAAAGCCAAAAGTACAAAAGCGCTGTCATAATTGCAAATAATGCTTCTAAAATTAATAAACGTAATGCTCGAATAGTAAGTTGACTATCAAAAACACCTAAACCTAACCCTAATCCTTGCACGGGGGCCATTAATGGAGAAATAAGCATTGCACCAATTAAAATTGGTTGCGAATTCATATTTAATCCAATTGAGGCAATAAAAATAGCACAAATTAAAATAACAAAATTTTCTTTTTTTATGTTGATACTAGTAGAAACTTTTTCATAAAGCTCCTCATTATTTAACACACCATTTTTTGCCATAAAAGACCTCCTGATACAGAATTATCTCTTTTAATTGTACCAAGAGATGAATCTTTTTTAAAATTTAAACTTAAAAACAAAATTCCATCAAATTCAAGTGATAGAGATTAATTTTCAAACAAAAAAAGCTTGCTAACAGTGTAATTGTAATAACTTTACAACCACCACTGATTAACAAGACATGTTACTTAACCATACGGAATAAATTTTGGTACGGTCACTTTTTTTCTTCTTGCTTAATTTCAGCTAACATTTTTTCCATTTCTTTTGTTAATGGAAATTTAATTAACATATCTGGACGACGTAAATACGTACGCCGCAATGATTCTTTTAATTGCCAAGATTCAATCAATTTATGATTACCATTCATCAAAACTTCTGGCACTTTCATACCGGCAAATTCGGCTGGGCGAGTATATTGCGGATGCTCTAATAATCCCGTGGAATGCGAATCTGTTTGAGCCGAGGTTTCATTACCTAAAACATCTGGTAACAAACGAACTGTAGCGTCAATCATGACCATCGCGCCTAACTCGCCTCCGGTCAAAACGTAGTCCCCTAATGAGATTTCGTCAGTTACCAAACTTCTAATTCGCTCATCATAACCTTCATAGTGTCCACAAATAAAGACTAAATGCTCTTCTTGTGCAAATTCTTCTGCTATACTTTGATCAAACTTTTTCCCCGCTGGATCTAGCAAAATCACTCTTTTCTTAACAGTGGGCGCTTTTGCTTCAATCGCTTTTAAATTATCGTAAATCGGTTGGACTTTTAATAGCATTCCCGCGCCACCACCGTAAGGATAATCGTCCACAGTTTTGTGCTTGTTATCCGCAAAATCACGAAAATTAGAGATATTAATTTCCAATAAGTTCTTATCCCGTGCTTTACCAATAATTGATTCGCCCATTGGCCCTTCAAACATCTTCGGAAATAGTGTTAAAACATCAATCCTCATCGTCAATCAACCCTTCTGGTAGTTCGACATTTACTACCCCATTTGCTAAATCAACCCTTTTAACTACTGAGGTGATGTAAGGAATTAATGCATCCTTTTTACCTTTACGTTGTACCACCCAGACATCATTTGCACCAGGCGATAAAATCTCCTTGATTTTGCCAATCTCTTGCTCATTTTCATCCAAAACGTTTAAACCAATAATTTGATGATAATAATATTCATCTTCATCTAATT
The genomic region above belongs to Enterococcus saigonensis and contains:
- a CDS encoding helix-turn-helix transcriptional regulator, which produces MELSKRQLAIIEIVKKNQPISGEKIAEILGLSRATLRNDFSILTMTDVLQARPKVGYVYAGPLNQSETLKELLTIPVKEIMIPPLNIPQESTIYDAITTLFMYDVGSLYVVNDRHELVGLLSRKDLLRASLNKMIDITPVTVVMTRFPQISTCFEEDLLLTAAEKLRTLHVDSLPVIKKDNSNIAVGKITKTRIHDYLIEKVKE
- a CDS encoding pyruvate, water dikinase regulatory protein, with product MDKLSIVVISDVSGDAAQVLANAAAGQFRGKMIDLKRYPLVRDKQTLREILLEAKEKNSAVLTTFIQDELAIEVKNFCKENKLQHQELLNSILHMFETLTDTLPINDPSSVSQLNDQYYYRMNAINFASRYDDGKDPKGFLKADLVILGPSRTSKTPLSMYLANQSIKVANLPLIPEVNLPTELNQVPKEKIIGLIADPEYIKKFRHSRLYALGLTNDSSYTDEKRIQNEMRYAKELYQKYGIQSFDVTNRSIEETAGLILETHPHLASLGSKL
- a CDS encoding tRNA-binding protein, translating into MIKPMITIKDLEKIDIRVGKIIKVLEIAESDKLVRLEVDFGEFQRTILVGMKQERKNPQAEIAGLQALFVVNLAPKTLFGIESQGMFFDIGYANKNHTGFGNT
- a CDS encoding mechanosensitive ion channel family protein, which translates into the protein MAGETENILAKFVREIINNVQDPNELSGKIGMSVILLFLLIVLERLFYKFWKKVIENVKILNIVAKITDFIIRFFFLVSLTCLWLNALDTFVIGLIFMVILLSLAVKGLISNLAGWFLIVNKHHFRIYDRIEIGDVKGEVISVGILYFTLMEIGHWFESEAPTGRTVKIPNSKILTEAVYNYNAMTPFIWKEISYTVAFESNWQRAQEIIAEILLSYYVDFEKEYLTDLQYKKVVLKQLQLFDGNLKPISIVTVTESGIVLKTRYVVYYTKGTQVATKLHQKILKSFRDEDLQMASKRIYFTQGENKND
- a CDS encoding Asp23/Gls24 family envelope stress response protein gives rise to the protein MENKTPGMKPETKPVPPTPPVKKSEGIKGELTFDDKVVEKIIGIALDEISGLLTVDGGFFSNIAGKLVNTDNPTSGIDVEVGKKQVAVDLSIVAEYGKDITSIYDQIKEVIAREVKNMTGLDVIEVNVDVVDVKTKEQHEKDSVTVQDQLSDAASATGEFASKQTEKAKNALGKAGDKVSEGAQDVKENVQEAREPRVE
- a CDS encoding DUF2273 domain-containing protein, with the translated sequence MKEFVAQYKYPLICGALGLLLAILILTIGILKTLLLVIFTAIGLYLGFYLQSIGFFEQFRSRR
- the amaP gene encoding alkaline shock response membrane anchor protein AmaP yields the protein MRKSTKVVLLLVVFFLFFPLFHTLITTQFVAGWSFMLRPFTTYPLIGDGMAQFLFWSAAGLLILLIISIFVIIFFPKVSNELEINSENGTLTIQKKAVESYVLTAVKEEPFIANPSVKAVIKKKKIKIYVSGQMRKVFQTTQRQAALADKIKNDLNQLFGAKQEIVTDVVFKDFREQKHENDEPRVL
- a CDS encoding GlsB/YeaQ/YmgE family stress response membrane protein; this translates as MGFIWSLIVGGVIGAIAGAITNKGSSMGLILNVLAGLIGSSIGQALFGTWGPVIGGMAIFPSLIGAVILVAVVSFFVGKKAA
- a CDS encoding peptide MFS transporter, with the protein product MEEKTFLGQPRGLATLFFTEMWERFSYYGMRAILLYYMYDTVVNGGLGLPKSTAVAIMSIYGSLVYMSSIVGGWISDRLLGSHKTVFYGGIFIMFGHIVLATPFGLAALFISMILIVIGTGMLKSNVSGMVGHLYSKEDLRRDTAFSIFYMGINIGSLIAPIVVGTLGQKVNYHLGFSIAAVGMFFGLVQYRLQGRKTLAKIGVEVANPLVGAERTKFFRNLLIAVVIVVALFGGAFVFNRLDVDFFINSISVLGILLPIYYFTTMLRSKDVTPDEKKKVLAYIPLFLSAIVFWSLEEQGSSILALFAADRTQSTILGITIPASLYQTLNPLFVVLLTPVFVALWTKLGKKQPTTEVKFAIGLILAGLSFVLLMFPSLIFGVNDKVSPMWLVGSFFIMIAGEMCLSPVGLSVTTKLAPKAFEAQTLAIWLLADASSQAINAQITRFYSPSTEGSYFAIVGGIAVVVGLILYAAKKPIRRLIGNIH
- the rplS gene encoding 50S ribosomal protein L19, with the translated sequence MNPLIQELTQEQLRTDIPAFRPGDTVRVHAKVVEGTRERIQLFEGVVIKRRGAGISETYTVRKVSNGVGVERTFPLHTPRVAKIEVVRYGKVRRAKLYYLRALHGKAARIKEIRR
- a CDS encoding TIGR00341 family protein, with product MAKNGVLNNEELYEKVSTSINIKKENFVILICAIFIASIGLNMNSQPILIGAMLISPLMAPVQGLGLGLGVFDSQLTIRALRLLILEALFAIMTALLYFWLSPLTYASSEILSRTQPTIWDAIIAILGGTAGMIGARQKEANNIVPGVAIATALMPPLCVMGYSIYTQDWSMFFGAGYLFLVNVAFIIIATFIVVRVLHLDFRMQVDTKMERRRHYLMIGAAVLIATPSFISAGNLIQTEMSQQRANRFVTEAMADYYVLNQNIDGHRQQLTLDLLGNKPVGVELEDLVNKLGDYHLENFQLIINQVANNEIIEMQDIDRYIDKKLQSQYTAAPFTMPTEKVSLDKTLSEIKRQLFLVYGSQIKKISTDILSKNKKKTGQVIVTLTQDVTKKQQEQIKVSLDEFITHTDYVIQGTIKKSQ
- the trmD gene encoding tRNA (guanosine(37)-N1)-methyltransferase TrmD; this encodes MRIDVLTLFPKMFEGPMGESIIGKARDKNLLEINISNFRDFADNKHKTVDDYPYGGGAGMLLKVQPIYDNLKAIEAKAPTVKKRVILLDPAGKKFDQSIAEEFAQEEHLVFICGHYEGYDERIRSLVTDEISLGDYVLTGGELGAMVMIDATVRLLPDVLGNETSAQTDSHSTGLLEHPQYTRPAEFAGMKVPEVLMNGNHKLIESWQLKESLRRTYLRRPDMLIKFPLTKEMEKMLAEIKQEEKK